The genomic window CCATATAGTTATACACTTGTCACTGGTTAAGGATTTTTGAAATAATGTACAGGATCGCCAAATTGAGAGCAGTATTTGTGGTTGCGTTGATGAGCCTTGCCTTTGCGGCTTGTACGGCGACACCGCCGCACACATCAGACACAACATCCGGCTTACAAACCGGTGTCAGCGAGATGACACCGAAAGAGGCTCTGCCGTATGTTCAGGCCGCATATTCGCAGTTCATCGATGTCCGCACCGTTGAGGAGTATGCTGAGGGACACGCCGCTCGTACGAGAAATATCCCGCTTGACACGCTTGCCGCAAACCTCGATATGATCGAGAAGAACGAGCCTGTATTCCTGATCTGCCGGAGCGGTGTACGTTCTCTTGCCGCCGCAAAGATCTTGGTTGATAACGGTTTTCCGCAGGCGATAAGCGTTTCGGGCGGAACCAATGAATGGAAGGCAGAGGGGCTGCCGATGGGAGAATAATATGAACGATGCGTTGTTATTGTTGGGCCTGCTCGGGCTGTGGCTGCTGTTCCAGTTGGTCATATTGCCGCGAATGGGCGTTTCGACCTGAATGCGCGGTGCATGTGACGCCGGGTCGCGTCAGGACAAAACAGAAGAGACGAAGATAAAGGAAACGGAGCATTAGGAGGCCGATATGGAAAATGCAGTTGCCGCAAGAACGGCGGAGAAATTCAGCTACGGTATGAAGCGCGAGATCGCGTGCGGATTTGATGAGGCGGTGGAAAGGACGCGCGAGGCTCTCAAGGGCGAAGGCTTCGGCGTGTTGTCCGAGATCCGAATGGACGAGAAACTCAAGGAGAAGCTCGGCGTGGATTTTCGCAAGTACGTGATCCTCGGGGCGTGCAATCCGCCGCTCGCTCATCAAGCGGTCGGCGAAGAGATCGACCTCGGGCTTCTGCTGCCGTGCAACGTGATCGTTTACGAGGCAGATGACGCCGCGAAGTCTGTCGTTTCCGTGATCGACGCCGCAGCGATGATGTCGGTCGTCGATAACGACAAGCTCGCATCCGTCGCAGGCCGGGTGAACGAAAAGCTCAACCGGGCACTCGACGCTATCTAGCAGCGATGGAGCGCAAGGCTCATTGGGAAAATATCTACGCCGCAAAAGCGCCCGGCGGTGTCAGTTGGTATCGGCGGCATCTCGAAACTTCACTGAGCCTGATTCTCGGCACAGGCTTGGGTACGGACGCCGCCGTAATTGACATCGGCGGCGGTGATTCCACGCTCGCGGATGACCTGCTTGAGAACGGCTTCGGTGATGTTACCGTGCTTGATATCTCTGCCGGTGCCATTGCGGCCTCGCAAAAGCGGCTTGGCGAAAAGGCCGCTCTTGTAAAGTGGATCGAGGCAGATATTACCGAGGCGGCCCTCGAAGCCGGGCGTTATGACGTCTGGCATGACAGGGCAGCCTTTCATTTCCTTACCGATGCAGCGGATCGGCGGCGATACGCCGAGCAAGCCGCCCGAGCGGTACGCACTGGCGGTCAGCTGATCGTGGCGGCGTTTGCGGAAGACGGGCCGGAGAAGTGCAGCGGGCTTGATGTCGTACGTTACAGTTCAGAGTCAATGCCGCAGGAATTCGGCCGCAGCTTCCGGCTGATCTCGTCAACGGCGGAATCTCACATCACGCCATTCGACACCACACAGAAATTCGTTTATTGTCATTATCAAAAAATATGACAAGGCGATTCGACCCAAGCGACGAGATCCAAGATCATCGAGTATTCGGCGAATTCGGCGATGTGAACCCGTCGATCACCGACTCGTCAACCTACACATTCCTAAGCCCTGAGCGGATGGAAGAGCTGTTCGAACACGAGATCGAAGGCTGCTTTCTCTATTCGCGGCATTGGAACCCGACGAACAAGTATTTGGCGGATGCGCTTGCCCGTATGGAAGCGAGCGAGGCCGCACAGGTCGCGGCTTCGGGAATGGCGGCCATTTCATCGACGATAATTCAACTCTGCGGTGCCGGCGACGAGATAGTTTGTTCACGCACGGTCTATGGCGGAACATACGCCTTGTTCAAGAATTTCCTGCCGCGGCTTGGCATAAATACGCGGTTTGTCGATATGCGCAGCCTCGACGAGGTACGCTCGAACATAAATGAGCGAACTCGTATCATTTATTGCGAATCTATATCGAACCCGCTTCTTGACGTCTCCGACATTCCGGCGCTTGCCGCGATCGCCCGCGAGCACGGCCTCAAACTCGTCGTCGATAATACGTTCAGCCCGCTGATCCTCTCGCCGATACGGCTCGGGGCCGATGTGGTCGTTCACAGCCTCA from Chloracidobacterium sp. includes these protein-coding regions:
- a CDS encoding rhodanese-like domain-containing protein; protein product: MYRIAKLRAVFVVALMSLAFAACTATPPHTSDTTSGLQTGVSEMTPKEALPYVQAAYSQFIDVRTVEEYAEGHAARTRNIPLDTLAANLDMIEKNEPVFLICRSGVRSLAAAKILVDNGFPQAISVSGGTNEWKAEGLPMGE
- a CDS encoding DUF302 domain-containing protein, coding for MKREIACGFDEAVERTREALKGEGFGVLSEIRMDEKLKEKLGVDFRKYVILGACNPPLAHQAVGEEIDLGLLLPCNVIVYEADDAAKSVVSVIDAAAMMSVVDNDKLASVAGRVNEKLNRALDAI
- a CDS encoding class I SAM-dependent methyltransferase, whose translation is MERKAHWENIYAAKAPGGVSWYRRHLETSLSLILGTGLGTDAAVIDIGGGDSTLADDLLENGFGDVTVLDISAGAIAASQKRLGEKAALVKWIEADITEAALEAGRYDVWHDRAAFHFLTDAADRRRYAEQAARAVRTGGQLIVAAFAEDGPEKCSGLDVVRYSSESMPQEFGRSFRLISSTAESHITPFDTTQKFVYCHYQKI
- a CDS encoding aminotransferase class I/II-fold pyridoxal phosphate-dependent enzyme, with the protein product MTRRFDPSDEIQDHRVFGEFGDVNPSITDSSTYTFLSPERMEELFEHEIEGCFLYSRHWNPTNKYLADALARMEASEAAQVAASGMAAISSTIIQLCGAGDEIVCSRTVYGGTYALFKNFLPRLGINTRFVDMRSLDEVRSNINERTRIIYCESISNPLLDVSDIPALAAIAREHGLKLVVDNTFSPLILSPIRLGADVVVHSLTKFINGTSDCVAGSICASNEFIHRLTDINTGASMLFGAVLDSTRAASILKNLHSLHLRMRQHSRNAQFLAEKLTELGMRVHYPGLAAHPQHDLLTKLMNDGYGYGGMLALDVGDAAAANRLMTRMQEEKVGYLAVSLGYFKTLFSSPGHSTSSEIPAEEREQMGLSDGLVRFSIGLDNNIELAFERMKHCLSEAGII